The DNA window CTTGATGCCACCATCCTCGGGCGGGTTGTGGGACGGCGTGATGACGATGCCGTCCGCGAGCCCCGTCGTCCTGCCGCGATTGAACGTGAGGATGGCGTGGGAGATGACCGGCGTGGGCGTGGCGCCGTCGGTGAAGCGCACCTGGACACCGTTGGCGGCCAGCACCTCCAGCGCCGTGCGCTGCGCGGGGGCGGACAGGGCGTGGGTGTCCATGCCCAGGAACAGCGGCCCGTCGATGCCCTGCTGGTGCCGGTACTCACAGATGGCCTGCGTCACCGCGATGATGTGCGCCTCGTTGAAGCTGGTGCGCTCCGAGGAGCCGCGATGCCCGGACGTGCCGAAGGCGACGCGCTGCTCGGGCACTGCCACGTCGGGGCGCTCCGAGTAGTAGCGCGCGCGCAGCTTCTCGGGGTCGATGAGGAGGTCTTCCGGCGGGAGCTTTCCAGCGAGAGGATGGGCCATGACGGGCCCACCATAGGCGCACGGCACGCGGAAAGAACACCCGTTGTCCGCGCGCTGTCCTCGGGTGGACCGAGACCCTCCTGCCCTGGGTCCTACGTGCCCGTGGCGCCCGAGGGCGTCGGCGGAGCTTCCTCGTCGGGCAGATAGAAGGCCCCCGAGCGCGCGGCGAGCACCGCCGCGGTGAGCAGGCCCACCGTCAAGCCGAACACGGCGATGCTGGCCAGCGTCACCCAGTCGGTGACCCCCGTGGGCTGGAACAGCGCGGCGAAGGGCGTGGCGAAGTCGAAGCCCGCCTCAGGTGTCTTGCGCAGGTTCTGGACCGCCGTGAGCAACGCGGTGAGCGCCGCGCCCACGCCCATGCCCACCACCGCGGAGACGGCCGCGCTGCCCATGAGCACGGAGCGGCTCACCGCGCGAGCGACGGGGCGGCTCTGCACGTCGAAGTTGGGGTCCCTCACGCCCAGCGGCACGAAGCGCGCGAGCAGCAGCAGGCCCGGGATTCCGCCCACCATGGTGAACCAGAAGAAGGGCTCCCAGCCGATGGAGTACACGAGGAAGCCCGCGATGGGGCCGGCCACGACGCGCGGGATGGAGAAGAGGCTGGAGAGCAGCGCGAACTGGGTGGCGGAGAAGCGCTTCTGCGTCAGTCGCATCAGCAGCACCGAGAAGGCGCCGGTGCCCAGGCCCTGCGTCACCTGCTCGAAGCCGATGGCGCAGTACATGAGCATCACGTTGGGCTCACCCGCGCGCGCCACCAGGACGTAGCCGATGTTGGACACAATCTGGATGACACCGAACACCCACAGCGCGCGGCCCAGGCCCAGCACCGTCGTCCACGCGCCACCGATGAGCGTGCCCGCGATGGTGCCGAACAGGCCGATGGTGCCCAGCGCCACGCCTCGGTGGATGTCGCTGTAGCCCATGTCCACCAGGAAGGGCCGCAGCAGCGTTCCCCCGAGGTTGTCGGCCAGCTTGTAGAGGAACACGAACGCCAGGATTTCGAGCGCCCGGTGCCGCGCGAGGAAGCCCACGAAGGGATACCAGACGGCGTCCCGGAGGGACTTCGGCGGAGTGAAGTGCTCCTCGGGCTCCGGCGCGAAGCGGGTGATGAAGAGCATGGGGATGTACATCGCCGCCAGCCCGATGACGACCCACTTCCAGGACACCCTGCCCGCGAGCGTGATGGAGGCCGAGCCCGCGATGAACATGGCCGCGCGGTACAGCGCCACGCGTGCGCCCACCGCCACGCCTTGCTCGTCCTTGCGCAGCACCTCCACCGCGTAGGCGTCGATGGCGATGTCCTGCGTCGCGGAGGCGAAGGCCACCGCCATGGCCAGCGCGCCCACCACCCACGCGGCCTCGGGATGATTGCCCACGCCCGCGAGCGCCAGCGTCGTGGCGAAGAGCGCCACCTGCGCCACCGCCATCCACCCCCGGCGCCGTCCCCAGAAGGGCGGCACGTAGCGGTCCATGAGCGGGGACCAGAGGAACTTGAAGGACCACGGGGCCTGCGCCAGCGTGATGAGGCCGACGACGCGGATGTCCACGCCGATGCTGCGCAGCCAGTCGGGGATGGCAATCCACACCAGGCCAAGAGGCAGACCCGACGAGAACGAGAGCAACGTGACGGAGGCCGTCCGCCAGGAGGCCATGGCCCGCGCGAGACTGGCCCAGGTCCCCGGCCGCGCCGCCTTTTCCCCGCTCTTGTCCTGCTCGCTCATGGCGGCGGACTCTATACCAGCCGGGTAGTCAGCCCAGGGGCTCCCGCGCGCTGCCGCTCGAAGGGTCGCCCGGTCACCGCTCCAGCGCCGTCATGTCCGGGCAGGTCGAGCGCACGCCCTCGGTCGGGTTGATGAAGTCCCAGCTCCGGGAGATGAACGTCACCCGTCCCCGGTTGTCCCAGCACTCGGTGTACTGAGCGCCCTGGATGTCCCCCTTGAGAATCCGCAGGGAGCCGGAGCCCCGGCCATCCGGAGCCCACCGAGTGGTGAGCGCCACGTCCTCGGGCAGTCCCCCCGCCACGAAGTCGGTGCCCTGAATCTCGAAGGTCATCTCCGCCACTCGGCCCTCGCCCTGTCGGTAGGTGTACTTGGAGGGGAGGAGCAGGGGCTGCATGCTCACGAAGACGACCGACACACTCGTGGGAAGCGTCCGCGTCTGGTAGTGAATCTCCTCGCGCTCCAGCAGGTCGAGCCCCAGGATGAAGCCCTTCTCGCGCGCCCGTCGCAGCTCCAGGATGAGGCTGCCCTCCCCCTTGCGGATGCCTCCGTTGGCCTGGAACGAGCCGGTGATGAAGCTCCACCAGGCCTCCTCGCCCTCGCCGACGCGGCGGTACTGGAGCTGATAGTCGAAGCGCTCGCCCTCGCGAGTCATCACGAACCGCGCCTCGAACCGCCGCTCCCTCCGGTCGGGGTAGGGCCCCCACACACGACGGTCGGG is part of the Myxococcus landrumus genome and encodes:
- a CDS encoding AmpG family muropeptide MFS transporter → MSEQDKSGEKAARPGTWASLARAMASWRTASVTLLSFSSGLPLGLVWIAIPDWLRSIGVDIRVVGLITLAQAPWSFKFLWSPLMDRYVPPFWGRRRGWMAVAQVALFATTLALAGVGNHPEAAWVVGALAMAVAFASATQDIAIDAYAVEVLRKDEQGVAVGARVALYRAAMFIAGSASITLAGRVSWKWVVIGLAAMYIPMLFITRFAPEPEEHFTPPKSLRDAVWYPFVGFLARHRALEILAFVFLYKLADNLGGTLLRPFLVDMGYSDIHRGVALGTIGLFGTIAGTLIGGAWTTVLGLGRALWVFGVIQIVSNIGYVLVARAGEPNVMLMYCAIGFEQVTQGLGTGAFSVLLMRLTQKRFSATQFALLSSLFSIPRVVAGPIAGFLVYSIGWEPFFWFTMVGGIPGLLLLARFVPLGVRDPNFDVQSRPVARAVSRSVLMGSAAVSAVVGMGVGAALTALLTAVQNLRKTPEAGFDFATPFAALFQPTGVTDWVTLASIAVFGLTVGLLTAAVLAARSGAFYLPDEEAPPTPSGATGT